Below is a genomic region from Mycolicibacter hiberniae.
GGTCACATCGCGGCGCACCGCGCTCAGGGCACGTTGCACCTGGTCGCCGCGCTCGGTCAGCGCGCGCAGCGGGTCGGCCAGCACCGGCCTGCTGCGCAACTGGGCGAGCACGCGGTCCTCGCGCACCACCCAGTTCCGCACGGCTTGCGCGCTGCGGCGGCGCAGGTCGTCGACCAGCGCCTGTTCGGCGGCGGCGTCCGGGACGATCTTCTTGGCCGCGTCAGTGGGGGTGGCCGCGCGCAGGTCGGCGACCAGATCGCACAGCGGACTGTCGGGTTCGTGGCCGATCGCGCTGACCACGGGGGTGCGGCAGGCGGCGATCGCCCGGCACAGAGTTTCGTCGGAGAACGGCAGCAGGTCCTCGACACTGCCGCCGCCGCGGGCCAGCACGATCACCTCCACGGCGGTGTCGGCGTCCAGCTCGCGCAACGCCGCCACCATCTGAGCGACGGCCGTCGGCCCCTGCACCGCGGTGTTGCGCACCGCGAAGCGCACCGCCGGCCAGCGGGTGCCGGCCACCGTCATGACGTCGTGCTCGGCGGCGCTGGCCCGCCCGGTGATCAGGCCGATGGTGCCCGGCAGGAACGGCAGGGGCCGTTTGAGCCGCGGATCGAACAACCCCTCGGCGTCCAGCAGCCGGCGCAGCCGTTCGATGCGGGCCAGCAG
It encodes:
- the xseA gene encoding exodeoxyribonuclease VII large subunit, producing MTAPAPGESAENPFPVRAVAVRVKGWIDRLGSVWVEGQLTQINLRPGVRTVFMVLRDPAADMSLTVTCSPELVAGSPVKLTEGTQVVVCGKPNFYTARGTFSLRLSAIRAVGIGELLARIERLRRLLDAEGLFDPRLKRPLPFLPGTIGLITGRASAAEHDVMTVAGTRWPAVRFAVRNTAVQGPTAVAQMVAALRELDADTAVEVIVLARGGGSVEDLLPFSDETLCRAIAACRTPVVSAIGHEPDSPLCDLVADLRAATPTDAAKKIVPDAAAEQALVDDLRRRSAQAVRNWVVREDRVLAQLRSRPVLADPLRALTERGDQVQRALSAVRRDVTRLIDVQAERVAHLSARLATLGPAATLARGYAVVQALGAGGPQVLRSVEDAAPGTRLRIRVADGAIAATSEGRIDGS